The following nucleotide sequence is from Primulina tabacum isolate GXHZ01 chromosome 2, ASM2559414v2, whole genome shotgun sequence.
TGATGAAATGAAACATGCTTTCATAGGTTCAGCTGCACACTGCAAGTTCCTGTCAGCAGAAATATGTCAAAGAAATATATTAAGATGAAGGGTTGTGTCTGAAGTAAACTAGAACTTGGGGGATTGGCGTAtaactaaaatcaaataattgttGCAATATTATTTATTGATCTTATTGTTTAGATTACGAAGTCTGAGATTAGAGTAGGGTAATGTATGATATATACCTCTACGGAAAGAAAATGCATCTACTAAGGCAGGGAGAAATTCGGTGACATAGATTAACAATCACTTGGTCCAGCAGGGTCCAAGTGAAAAGCTTCACCAGACTTGACGAATCTACCTTTAACACGCCTTCTTGTATCGGCTCTCGCTTTACGAGAAGCATATCTTATCTGTTTTCCGAACCTACATTCCGATGCATATTCAATAATATAGCACAATGCATTAGAAAGACAAGATTGAAATGACCATAGAAGCACTTACGTTCTTGTCTTCTTCTTTTCATTGTATCTCATCTTGGCTTTATCCCTCGCCTGTGGACAACTTGGTTCGAAATTAGAATCCCAAGGGGACTCACCGGTCAGAAATAAAGTCGATAACCCACAGTCTTGATAATCAGCTGCGCTACTTTCCCCGGTTATGTTAGACAAAGATAGCGACATGCTTGAAGGGACTCCTCCACTTGCAAAACCAGGGCAGAGATTTGAAttcataaacatgcaattaGAATTGCTATTCATCGCGGGGATCAAATTAGTCGAAGTGGTTGGAAAACACAAGCCCTCTTGTTGTACGGACGAGGATGCCTAATCATAACATAGGATGCATTATTTGCAGCATCAAGAAAAGAAATGCATGCATACATGTGTGGACTTAAGCACTTCCTTTATGGTTGGTAGTGGTGGTCAGACTGTATCAGCAGTCGCACTGGACAGCAGGATAATTCTTGGCCCCAACAATATTTATATGACATATTGTAGTACGACGAGTTAACATTTAAAGTAAACGATAAGACAAATATAAAGAGAGACAAATGTTATAGCAGAACCTCCAAAGTGCTTTCAATATGTGTGGTATTGGATCCAGTGACCGACAAGTTTTTCTCCATCAACAAGCCACCACATGTTCCTCCGTCAGATATCTCTATTGTCTGGTTTTGCAAATTCTCCAACATTTCATACCCACTCTCGAAGTTTAGGGCAATTTCATCCATGTCAATACTGTCACGTATATCATCACTTTCATGAAGCCCGAGATCCTTAATACTTTCAACACACCCCTGGTATATATAGCCAAGTCGAAGTCAATGCTAATTTAGCACAGAATTAATATCAAGTCCTAAGTTATAAAGCATTAGTCCAAAGAAACTACACGCATTTCAAATTCTTGTCCATGAATTTTAGATTACTTCCAATTTATTACTTAGGATTTGGATCACCTTTTGCAGGGTGGTTGCTTGAGAGAAGAAAGGTGTTTGATCTCTGTTCGATGATGCATATTTCTGATTCCAAACTTGTGAGGACATAAAGTTAGGCAGAAGTATAGGTGGTATTGGCGGTGGAAACGCCCATGAATCGAACTTGACACAAGAGGCAATCTCGTTCAGCCTATTCGCCACCATTCCTCcaacaccaccaccaccaccaccaccaccaccaccagaaGACGACGATCCTCCAATTTCAATCTTTCCATCAACTGTTACAATCCCCTCAAGCAATTTACTAGAATCGAGAACGGGTGACCAAATCCTGGAGAACTCGACAGGAGAAGGGCATCCACTGTA
It contains:
- the LOC142536754 gene encoding zinc finger protein CONSTANS-LIKE 12-like; this translates as MAGQPVCDFCGVVRAVVYCKPDAARLCLQCDGCVHSANCLSRRHLRSLICDKCYSQAAILRCLDEELCFCQACDNGCRVGGGGCSGPGHDRLKLNFYSGCPSPVEFSRIWSPVLDSSKLLEGIVTVDGKIEIGGSSSSGGGGGGGGGGVGGMVANRLNEIASCVKFDSWAFPPPIPPILLPNFMSSQVWNQKYASSNRDQTPFFSQATTLQKGCVESIKDLGLHESDDIRDSIDMDEIALNFESGYEMLENLQNQTIEISDGGTCGGLLMEKNLSVTGSNTTHIESTLEASSSVQQEGLCFPTTSTNLIPAMNSNSNCMFMNSNLCPGFASGGVPSSMSLSLSNITGESSAADYQDCGLSTLFLTGESPWDSNFEPSCPQARDKAKMRYNEKKKTRTFGKQIRYASRKARADTRRRVKGRFVKSGEAFHLDPAGPSDC